Part of the Pyrobaculum calidifontis JCM 11548 genome, ACAGTCTCCGGGTAGCCAAGCCTTTATACATACGTGCGTTAGAAAGTCCTCGGGGCTCCAACACTCCTCAACTGCCACTTGGGGCAGTAGGAGACCTGCATAGGGCCCTCTCCTGACGACTAGTCCGTGGACGCCTACTTTGACTTGTTCTAAGTATTTCCTAGGGTCGGGCTTTAGGAGCGTGAGTGGGCTCAGTATAGACACTTCAAAGACTACCTGGGAAAGCTCCTCTGCCCTCATGGCTGGAAATCGTGGGTCTTGGCAACACGCTCCTATTGCGCTGAGGATAGTTGCATATAGTGTGTTTTTATAGCCCTCGGGGTAGCCTATGCAACCTCTTAGCTCGTACTTATCTCCTTTCAGAGTTTCAATTGTTGTAAATACGCCGTAGTTGTCTTGGAGCAGTCTGTCCGGAGGGTTTTCTGGCACTAGGATACTGCCTGTTTTGAGGTAGTGCTCTACCGCGGC contains:
- a CDS encoding TIGR00296 family protein; its protein translation is MFKPYSLVEGAYLVKLARAAVEHYLKTGSILVPENPPDRLLQDNYGVFTTIETLKGDKYELRGCIGYPEGYKNTLYATILSAIGACCQDPRFPAMRAEELSQVVFEVSILSPLTLLKPDPRKYLEQVKVGVHGLVVRRGPYAGLLLPQVAVEECWSPEDFLTHVCIKAWLPGDCWLDRRTKIYVYEAQIFREVSLQGDVVERDLAAEVSARCSQGTQRENAR